A region of the Nocardia nova SH22a genome:
AGGATGTGCGTTTCGCGGGCGGCCTGGCGGCCGAGGTTCCGGCGAACGGTTCGGTGACCATCCTGCCGGCCGTCGCCGGCGGCGCGCGCTGATCCGTCGTGGCACGTTACGAATCGCTGATCGAGACCCTCGGCGACACCCCGCTGGTGGGGCTGCGGACGCTGTCGCCGCAATGGGACGGCGACAACCATGTGCGGTTGTGGGCCAAACTCGAGGACCGCAATCCGACCGGGTCGATCAAGGACCGCCCGGCGCTGCGCATGATCGAGGAGGCCGAGGCGGTCGGCCGGTTGCGGCCCGGCTGCACGATTCTGGAGCCGACCAGCGGTAATACCGGAATCTCGCTGGCCATGGCGGCCAAACTCAAGGGCTATCGCCTGGTCTGTGTGATGCCGGAGAACACCTCGGTCGAGCGGCGTCAGCTGCTGACCATGTTCGGCGCCGAGATCATCGACTCCCCGGCCGCGGGCGGATCGAATCAGGCCGTGGCGCGGGCGAAGGAGATCGCCGCCGAACATCCGGACTGGGTGATGCTGTACCAGTACGGCAATCCCGCCAACGCCGAGGCGCACTATCGGGGGACCGGTCCGGAGATCCTGGCCGATCTGCCCGAGATCACCCATTTCGTCGCGGGTCTGGGAACCACCGGAACGCTGATGGGAACCGGCCGTTACCTGCGCGAACACGTCGCCGACATCCAGATCGTGGCCGCCGAGCCTCGCTACGGCGAACTGGTTTACGGCCTGCGCAACATCGACGAGGGATTCATTCCCGAGCTGTACGACGAAACCGTGCTGACCTCGCGATTCTCCGTCGGTCCCTACGACGCCGTGCGCCGCACCCGGGAGCTGGTGCTCGAGGAGGGCATCTTCGCGGGCATCTCCACCGGCGCGATCCTGCATGCCGCGCTCGGCGTGGGCGCCAAGGCGCTGCGGGCGGGAACCCGGGCCGATATCGCCTTCGTGGTCGCCGACGGCGGCTGGAAATATCTGTCGACCGGCGCCTACGACGGCACGCTGGAGGAGGCCGAGGAGCGGCTCGAGGGCCAGCTCTGGGCGTGAGGCATCCGATGCGGTGCCGGTACCCTCGACATCATGAGGGGCCTGCCGGTCCCGCCAGGAGGTGATGGTCGTGGCCGAGCAGATGGGCGCATCCTTCGATCCCGATCGGATCGCCGCGTTGCGCGCTCAGCTGGACAAGTCCGCCCAGGCGCCGGCGGGTTCGAACGTGCCGCCCCGGCTCGTGCCGCCCGCCGCACCGCCCGCCACCGAGCCCGGCCGCACGGCCGCGCTGAAGCTGTTGTGGCAGCGCGCGATTGCGATCACCCTCTGCTTCGTCGCACTGCTCTACGCGATCGAGGGCGTGGACACGGTCACCTCGCACGATCTGGACCAGGCGGGGGTGAAGCCGCGCACCGCCGCCGGACTGGACGGCATCCTGTTCGCCCCGGTCCTGCACGCCAGCTGGACGCATCTGCTCGGCAACACGCTGCCGGTGATCGTGCTGGGGTTGCTGACCCTGCTCACCGGAATCGGGCGCGGACTCGCCGCGACCGCGATCGTCTGGGTGGTGGGCGGAGTCGGCACCTGGCTCACCGGTGGCGCCAACTCGGTGCACATCGGCGCATCGGTTCTGGTGTTCGGGTGGCTGACCTATCTCATCTCGCGCGGCCTGTTCACGCGCAACCTCTGGCAGATCGGGCTGGGCGTGGTCGTCGGCCTGCTCTACGGCTCCATTCTGTGGGGTGTCCTGCCCGGACAGCCCGGAATCTCTTGGCAAGGCCATCTTTTCGGGGCGTTGGGTGGATTGCTGGCCGGCTGGGTACTCTCCTCGAATGAACGTCGTCATCGTCGCGGGGAGAGTGCCGGCCGCCTCGCAACTTCGGGGTGACTGCGGAACTCGGTCGGCGATTTGGGGGATCCCCAGTTGAGCGAGAATGCAGCGTGGCAGCATGGGGGAATGCGCCTCACCGTCCTCGGGTGTTCGGGCAGTGTGTCCGGCCCGGATTCCCCTGCGTCGGGCTATCTCCTGACCGGTCCGGATATGACTCCCACCGTGATCGACTTCGGCCCGGGTGTGCTGGGCGCGCTGCAGCGCTACCTGGATCCCGGTGAGGTCGACATCTTCCTCACCCATCTGCACGCCGACCACTGCCTCGACATGCCGGGGCTCCTGGTGTGGCGGCGGTATCACCCGAATCCGCCGAGCGGGAAGGCGATCGTGCGCGGCCCGTCGGATTCGGCGCTGCGGATCGGCAATGCCTCCGCCGAGATCGGCGGAGAATGCGACGACTGGTCGGACGTGATCGATCTGCGGCCCTGGGAAGAGGGCGGCGAAACCACCTTCGGCCCGGGACACACCGTCCTGGCCCGGCGGATGTATCACCCGCCGGAGTCCTACGGCCTGCGCATCACCACCAACTCCGGCAAGGTCCTGGTCTACACCGGCGATACGGCGTTGTGCGATGCGGTGTTCGAACTGGCGCAGGGCGCCGACATCCTGCTGTCGGAGGCGTCCTGGACCCACGATCCGGCCAATCGCCCGCCCGGAATTCATCTTTCGGGCACCGAGGCCGGAATGATCGCCGCGCGTGCGGGTGTCGGCGAACTGCTGCTGACCCACATTCCGCCGTGGACCTCCCGCGAGGATGTCATCGCCGAGGCGAAGGAACAGTTCAGCGGGCCCGTGCACGCGGTATCGCCCGGTGAGGTCGTCGAAATCTGACTCCCGCACACCGCCCGGACCGGTCGGTGCGACCCATCCCTTAGGCTGGCGTGGTGTCTAGACGAGCCGATGGCAGAGCGGACGACGAACTCCGCGAGGTAAGGATCACCCGGGGATTCACCACGCATCCGGCGGGTTCGGTACTGGTCGAATTCGGTCAGACGCGGGTCATGTGCACCGCGAGCGTGACCGAGGGCGTGCCCCCGTGGCGGCGCGATTCCGGATTGGGCTGGCTCACAGCCGAATACGCGATGCTACCGGCGGCCACCCACACCCGCAGCGGGCGGGAATCGGTGAAGGGCAAGGTCGGCGGGCGCACCCAGGAGATCAGCCGGTTGGTCGGCCGGTCGCTGCGCGCGTGCATCGACCTGTCGGCGATCGGTGAGAACACCATCGCCCTCGACTGCGATGTGCTGCAGGCCGACGGCGGCACCCGCACCGCCGCCATCACCGGCGCGTACGTGGCGCTGGCCGACGCCGTCACCTATCTGGCCGCGGCCGGTCGCCTGGCCGACCCGCAGCCGATCTCGTGCATGATCGCCGCGGTGAGCGTCGGTGTGGTCGACGGCCGGGTGCGCCTGGATCTGCCCTACGAGGAAGACTCGCGCGCCGAGGTCGATATGAACGTGGTCGCCACCGACACCGGCACCCTGGTCGAGATCCAGGGCACCGGCGAGGGCGCCACCTTCCCGCGCTCGACGCTGGACAAACTGCTGGACTCCGCGCTGGCGGGCTGTGAGCAGCTGTTCGAGGTGCAGAAGCAGGCGCTGGCTCTGCCGTATCCGGGACAACTGCCCGAACCGAGCGAGAAGAAGAAGTAGTGGCGCGCCGGGTACTGGTGGCCAGCCGCAACGCCAAGAAACTCGGCGAACTACGCCGTATCCTCACCGAGGCCGGTGTGGAGGGTCTGGAGGTCATCGGCCTGGACGAGGTTCCGCCGTTCCCCGAGGCCCCCGAAACCGCCGCGACCTTCGAGGGCAACGCCCTGGCCAAGGCCCGCGACGGCGCGGCGGCCACCGGATTGGCCTGTGTCGCAGACGATTCCGGAATAGCCGTCGACGCACTCAACGGTATGCCCGGCGTCCTGTCGGCCCGCTGGTCCGGTCGCCACGGCGACGACACCGCCAACAACGAACTGTTGCTGGCCCAGTTGGGGGACGTTCCCGACGCACGCCGCGGCGCCCGCTTCGTCTCGGCCTGCGCCCTGGTCGCCGACGGCCGCGAGGTCGTGATGGTCGGGGAGTGGCCCGGCGTGATCGCACGAAAGCCGGTGGGCGAGGGCGGTTTCGGCTACGACCCGCTGTTCGTACCGGACGGTGGCACGGTCTCGGCGGCCCAGCTGTCCCCGGCCGAGAAGGATGCCGCCTCCCACCGCGGACGGGCCCTGCGCGCTTTGCTCCCCGCCTTGGCTGAGCTCGCCGAGTCCTGACCCGACCACGGTTTGTTCGGGCATCAGCCGGTGGGAAGGACGCCGCCTGGTGGCACGGCCGAGTTTTGGGGGCTTGCGTTCGGCGCTGGCCGGACTCGCGGTATCCGGGCTCGGTCATGCCGGCCGCCAGCTTCGGGTGACCGGAGTGCGGAGGCGGACTCGAAATCGGCCGGAGCGGAAGAATCCGACTGTGCCGGTGAACTACCGGTGCCCGCTCGGGCTGGTGTCGCTGGTGTTCGGGAACGGGTGAACAGTACCGTGCAGGTATGGCGTTGATCGATATCGAGGATCTACCTGCGACCACTTCCGACGTCTTGCGGCGGCGGGCCCGTGCGGCCGGATTACCGGCGCGGCAGTATGTGCGCCGGGAGTTGACCACGCTCGCGAACAAGCGGGTGCCCATCGACGCGGTCGTGCGGTTCCTTGCCGACGAGCGGCCCGAACGGCTCGGTGCCGAGGTCGACGCAGGGGCCGCGGCCTTGATCGATCTCTACGACCTGCCATACGAGGCATGGAGCGTATTCACCGCGCGCGCTGCGGCAGCGGATATGTCGCTGAGTGAATACGTGCGCCAGGAGTTGATCACCTCGGCACGGCGCAGCACCGTCGAGGACGCGGTGCTCGAGATCCGTGAGGTCCTGGAGAACTCACCGGGTCTGGAACTCGACATGCAGGACGTGATCGAGTCGGTGAGGTACGCCCGCGGCCTGTAGCCGCTCGAATCCGGCCTAGATACTCGGAGCGGCGGGGGAGTTCAAGAACTCCGCGCGCACCTGGCGGGTGCGGTAGTGCTCGCACACGAAGGACAGGAACGGGATGGTGCCCGCGAGGGCGGTGATCACCAGGGTCAGCGGCTTCCAGCGGGTCTTGATGCCGAGGTCGATGGTGAAGACCAGGTACAGCATGTAGAAGATGCCGTGGATCTGGCCGACGTAGAACAGCCAGTGCGGCGCCTTGCTGCTGTCGTCGATGAGCAGGTATTTGTACACCATCTCCGCGCACAGCAGCAGCAGCCAGACACCGGTGATGTAGGCGAGTACCCGGTAGCGGGTCAGGGCCGAGCGGATGCGGCCGGTGTCGCGTGCGGGGCGCGCGGGCGCGGGGGCCGGTGTGGTGGTGGCGGCCGGGGTGGTGGGCTGCTCGCTCAACCGGCTCTCCTCTCGGTGTCGGTGCCGTCGAGTCCGGCGGCGTGCATCCGCTCGCGCACATCCTGTGCGTGCAGATCGGCAAGGTATTTGTTGTATTCGGCCAGGACCGGATCGTCGTCGCGGGCGGCGGTCGGCCGTTCGGGCAGGATGCCCGCCGGAATCTCGCGCGGCGCAACGGGTTTGGTCTTGCGCCGAGCGGGCGCGTCCGCGGCAGGCGTCTCGGTGGTCGCCTCGGCGGGTTCGCCGTCGGCATCGCGTTCCAGCCGGACGAAACGGAAATACGCGAACACCACGAATCCTGCGAACAGCGGCCACTGCAGGGCATAGCCGAGGTTCTGCCCGGTTCCGGTCGAGGATTCGAAGCGTCCCCACTGCCACCAGCCCAGCCCCAGGCACGCCAGCGCGGCCACGATCACCAAGATGATCAGAGCCGGGCGGCGATGGGGTGCGGACACGCCTACCACGGTACCTGTCTACTACATCGGCCGTAGTGTGAGGTACCTCCGATCGTGCGACCGGATCCGGCAGGTCAGAACTTGTAGGTCACCCCGGTGAGCCGTTCCGATTCCTCCCACAGTCGGCGCTGCAGATCCTTGTTCTTCGACAGCCCGGTCGACGGGGACGGCCGCACCGGACCCCGCGAACCGAACAGCCACGTGGGACCCCAGTAGGTGTTCGGATCGGCGTCCGGTTCGGTCGCCGCGAACAGGCTGGACTCGGCGGCCTTGCGCGGGGAGTGTCCGACCAGCGCGATGAACGGCTTGGCCACCTTGTCGATCGGCGTCTCGGTGCGGGTGAACAGATCGGTCGCCGAGACCCCCGGGTGCACGGCGTAGGACCGCTTGGCCGATCCGGTTTCGCTCAGGCGGCGCTGCAACTCCCGCGCGAACATCAGGTTCGACAGCTTGGCCTGGGCATAGGCCAGGTTGCGCTGGTAGCGGCGGTGCTCGTAGTTGAGATCGTCGATCCACAGCTTCGGGGTCTGCCGGTGCGCGATGCTCGACAGCGTCACCACCCGATCGCCGACGCGGTCGAGCAGCAGTCCGGTGAGCGCGAAGTGTCCGAGGTGGTTCACACCCCACTGCGTCTCGAATCCGTCCTTCGTGCGCGAGAACGGGATGTTCATCAGCCCGGCATTGTTGATCAGGACATCGAATTCCCCGGTGCGGTCGGCGAATTCGCGCACGGAGGCGAGATCGGCCAGATCCAGGCCCGATACCCGGACATCTCCGTCGATGCCGTCGGCGACCTGCTGCGCGGTCGTGGTGTTGCGGCAGGCCATGATCACCGTGGCGCCCTTGGCGGCCAGGACCCGGGTGGTCTGCTTGCCGATTCCGCCGTTGGCTCCGGTGATCACGAATGTGCGTCCGTGCTGCGCCGGAATATCGCCGGGATTCCACGCCATGGTGAGCCCTCACTGTTCACGGTTCGGAAGGGAGCCTCGTCGCGTTCCCTCGCCGCCCGACCTTACTCCAGAGTAAGTTCCGGCGGTAGGGGTATGTCACAGTCGATTCAGCGTATCGATCGAGGTGCGGTCTCGCGCGATTCGAATGCCGGAGATTTGCGGATTCTCGAACCGAACTGGCGTATTGCCGTGTTGCCCCGAACAAATCGGCCACAGGGCACATACTGAGCTAATGTCCGGTGTTGCCGCAGTCGCCGAATCGCCCGCACCCGTCAGTCATACCCGAGCCAATGTCGTCTTCATCACCGTCGTGCTGGGGATGTTGATGGCGGCACTGGATCAGACCATCGTCTCCACCGCCCTGCCCACGATCGTCGCCGATCTCGGCGGCGCCGGACATATGGCCTGGGTGGTGACGGCCTATCTGCTGGCCGAGGCGGTCGCGACGGCGCTGGCCGGTAAGTTCGGCGATCTGTTCGGCCGCAAACTGGTCTTCCAGATCAGCGGCGTCGTTTTCATCGTCGGTTCAATGGTCGCCGGACTCGCGAACGGGATGGCGGTGCTGATCGTCGCGCGCGGCATCCAGGGCGTGGGCGCGGGCGGTCTGATGGTCACCGCGATGGCCCTGATCGCCGATGTCATCCCGCTGCGCGACCGCGGAAAGTATCAGGGCGCACTGGGTGCGGTCTTCGGTATCACCACGGTGGTCGGGCCGACCCTGGGCGGGCTGTTCACCGATCACGCCAGCTGGCGCTGGTGCTTCTATGTGAACGTTCCCATCGCGATCGTGATGATCGTGATTGCCGCACGGGCGATTCCGTCGATCCGCGCGGCGGTGCGGCCGGTGATCGACTACGCCGGAATCGCGTTGGTCGCCATCGGCGTCAGCTGCCTGATCCTGGCACTGGAGTGGGGCGGTCAGGAGTATCCGTGGGGATCGGCCACCATCATCGGCCTGTTCGCCGCGGCGGTGGTGCTGATCGCGGGCTTCGTATTCGTCGAGCTGCGCGCCGCCGAGCCGATGCTGCCGATGCATCTGTTCCGCAGCAATGTGTTCACGGTCTGCTCCATCCTGAGCTTCATCGTCGGCTTCGCGATGCTCGGCGCGCTGACCTATCTCCCGGCCTATCTGCAATACGTCACCGGCGTCTCGGCCACCGCGTCCGGACTGCGGACACTGCCGATGGTGGTCGGCCTGTTCACCACCTCGATCATCTCCGGACAGGTGGTCGGCCGGACCGGACAGTACAAGTACTTCCCGGTCGCGGGCACCGCGGTGATGGCCGTCGGCCTCTATCTGATGTCGACGATGGGCCGGACCACCGGTTTCTGGTTGCAATCGCTGTACATGCTGATCCTCGGGCTGGGGATCGGCCTGGCGATGCAGGTGCTCACGATCGTCGTGCAGAACACGGTGCCGTACCACGATCTGGGGACCGCGACCTCCGGGGTGACCTTCTTCCGGACGCTGGGGTCGACCTTCGGCACCGCGATCTTCGGCACGCTCTACAGCAATCAGCTGGAACCGAATCTGCGCGAGGCCTTCGCGCAGGTGCCGGGTGTCCCGCCCGCGGTGGCGCAGAGTCCGCAACTGCTGCACAAACTTCCGCACGAACAGGCCGTCCCGATCATCGACGCCTACGCTGACACCATCGACTACGTCTTCCGCTGGGTGGTCCCGGTCGCGGTGGTGGGATTCCTCGTGGCCTGGTTGCTCAAACAGGTGCCGCTGCGCGACAGCGTGCGCGCGGAGGCGGCGGATGTGGGCGGCGGGTTCTCCGTGCCGGATTCGTCGGATCGCGCTGTGCGGCTGGAACATTCGCTGGCCAGTGTGATGCGGCGGCTGCGCGAGGACGAACTTCCCGATCCGCGGATCCTGGCCGCCGCGGACAGTCCGCTGGGCCGGGATCAGGCGTGGGCGATCGGGCAGGTGAAGATGCTGCAGCGCGCCCGGGGCTCGGCCGACCTCGCCGCGGTGGCGCGAGCGCACTGGATGCCGCCGGAGGTGCTGGAACCGGTGTACGACAAGGCGGTTCGGTCCGGCTATATCGAATTCACCGGCGAGCGCATGTCGTTGACGGCCAGTGGCCAGGACGAATACGACCGGATTCTGGCCGCCTGGCGGCAATGGTTGTGTCGCTATCTGGACGACTGGGACTGCGCCGATCCCGACGACCGCGCCCTGTTCGATCAGGCCCTGGACAGTATCGCGGCGAAACTGCTGGACGAGGTCGACCGGCCGGAGGCGCTGCGGCTGCCGGTGTGAACCGCAGCGCTCGCCGGATCAGACCGCGGCAGGTTCCGCGCGCTCGTCGACCGGCGCGTCCCAGTCGATGGTGTAGCCCTGCTCGCGGGCCAGTACCTCGTCGATCTTGAACGCCTTGGTCGCCAGCGGCATCATCACCGGCATGAGCCGACGCATCACCGGGCCGACGGTCTTGGACTGGTTGATCTTGGCCCCGCGCGCGGTGATCTTCTCCACCCGAGGCCGCCGAATCCGTTCGTAGGCGGCGAAAGCCGTTGCCGGATCATCGAAGTCGCGCAGGCAGCGGGCGATCTGGATGGCGCTCTCGATGGCCAGCGACGCGCCCTGCCCGGTGCTGTTGGACGGTGCGTGCACGGCATCGCCGACCAGCACCATGCGGTCGCGGTACCAGTGCGGCACCGGCGGCATGATGTGCAGGCCGCCGGTGGTGACCAGGTCCTGCGGCGGGGTGTTGCGCACGAGTTCGGCGCCGGGGCTGTCCTCGCCGTAGACCTCGGCCAGCGTGCGCAACCATCGCTCGGCCGGTACCTCGCGCGCCTCGGTCAGCGAAAGATATTGCTTGTGCGGAAGATTCGCGCCCCAGGCGATCCGGCCGTCGGGCATCGACCAGTACAGGTAGTAGGCGTGACGGCCGTAGGCGAACACCATCGTCTGTGCCGGGATGTCGACCGGGCATTCGGTGTAGGCGCCGAACCCGAGCATGCCGGTGTAGTCCGGGCCGGGCGCCTGGGGATCGATCAGGGCGCGTACCCGGGACTTGATGCCGTCGGCGCCGATGAGGATATCGGCGGTGGCGGTGGAACCATCGGCGAATCGGGCGGTGACGCCGCCGGGGTGCTCGTCGACACCGACCAGACGCTTGGAGTATTCGATTCCGACCCCGGCGGCCACGGCATGATCGTGCAGCACCCGGTGCAGGTCGCTGCGGTCGATCGTGTAGAGCGGTTGCGGCCCGGCGGGCATCTCGATCGTCTTGCGCCCCAGCGACATCACGCTGCGGGTCACGGGCGCCGCGAGCGCGCGGACCGCGTCGCCGACGCCGATGATGTCGAGTGCCGCCGGGCCGTTCGGCGCGAAACCGAGCGCGCTGCCGATGTTGTGGGCGGGACCGGGATAGGCCTCGTACACGGTGGCCTCGATACCGGCCTTGTGCAGTGCGGTGGCGGCGACCGGCCCGGCGATACCGCCGCCGATGACGAGTGCGGACGTGACTGCGGACATGGGAATACTCCTGGTGTGGATGAACCCGATCCGATCCGCGGAGTACGCACCCCGTTATCCTGAAGTTGCCACACTTGGACCAGGGTTCGCCTGCGCGAATGCGGTTCGAGAGGTGAATGGATCGGGCTCGGCTCGGTGTTGGTAGCACCGGCCGGGCCCGGTTTCTCAGTCGGAGGTCGACTGCCTGAACGTGCCTCCTTCCACCATGGCGGCGATCTCGCCGGGCGGGATGTTCTCGGTGTGCGTCCGGCGCCAGAAATCGACGTCGGGGAAGGTGCCCGAGGCCAGCTCGTCGCGCAGCGCGGCGACCCATTCGGCCTCGGCCGCCAGCATCGCGACGCCGAATTCGGCCTCGATCATGAACAGCCGGGGGATGAGCGCGGCCTGCTCGTCTATCTCGTGGCGCCGGGCCTCGATCTCGCGGTGCAGTTGTTCGATCCGGGTCTCGAGCAGGGTGATCACCTCGTCCGGCGGCAGCATGGCCACGACGGACAGACCGGCGACGAACCGGTGGTGTTCGGGCTCCGGGGTGGAGATCAGCTCGCGGGTCCAGTCCTCGGCTTCGGCGAGCCCGGCGTCGGTGAGCCGGTAGATGGTGCGCTCGGGCCGGGCGCCGTCGCGCTCACTGCCGATGACCTCGACGAATCCGTGCTTCTCCAAGTTCTGCACCACGGTGTAGAGCGAGCCCCACTTGATGTCCATATCGCGGTCCTTACCGCGCTCGCGCAGGACGGCGGCGAGTTCGTAGCGGTGCATCGGACGCTCGATCAGGGCCGCCAGCACCGCGAGGGCCAGCAGATTTCCGACTTTGCGCTTCGCGGCCACGCGCACACCTCCTTACTCGTCTACGAATATACGTCTACGAGTATTCGCCCACAAGGGGAGCACAAAAAGAACCACCCCCGGAATTCCGGCGTGCCGGCGCCGGATCGGGGGTGGTTCGCCACGGCGCTGCCGATGGGATGTGCGTCGCGGAGTCGATGAGGGCCGCTCCGGTCGCGTCAGGCGCGCCGTGACATCTCGAGCCGCGTGTGCGCGCGGCCCGGATGCTGCCGGTATCTACTATGTGTGTACGTAGACAGTAGGTGGCTGGCCGCTCGCGGGTCAAGGGTGTCGGCGACCCTTCCGCGCCGCGGGCGGTTATCGTGGCGATCGTGCGGATCTTTGTGGCGGGCGCGACCGGAGTACTCGGCGCCGGACTGACACCCTTGCTGATCTCGGCCGGATTCGAGGTGGCGGGGATGACCCGGTCGTCCGAGAAGGCCGCGACGCTGCGGGAATTCGGCGCCGAACCGGTCGTCTGCGATGTGTACGACGCGGCGGCACTCGAGCGGGCGGTGCGGGACTACGCACCCGATCTGGTCATGCACCAGCTGACCGATCTGCCCGACGACGCCGCGGATCTGGCCGCCGGACGCGCCGCCAATGCCCGGATGCGCCGGGAGGGCACCGCGAATCTGATCGCCGCCGCGCAGGCCGCGGGCGTGAAACGCTTTCTGGCGCAGAGTGTTGCGTGGGACATGTCGGGGGAGGGCCAGGCGGCCAAGGAATATCTCGAGGAGTCGGTGCTCGGCATCGGCGGAGTCGTCCTGCGCTACGGGCAGTTCTACGGTCCCGGCACCTACTATCCGGAACCGTCGGCCAAGCCCGATCCGCCGCGAATCCACATCGCGGAGGCCACCGCGCGCACCGTCGTCGCACTGGATCTGACATCGGGTGTCTACGCGGTCACCGAGGACGGGCGAATGGATTTCGAACCCGTGCAATGATTTTCGGTGTCGTGTGCACGCCGCCGGAGAAGTTC
Encoded here:
- a CDS encoding PLP-dependent cysteine synthase family protein codes for the protein MARYESLIETLGDTPLVGLRTLSPQWDGDNHVRLWAKLEDRNPTGSIKDRPALRMIEEAEAVGRLRPGCTILEPTSGNTGISLAMAAKLKGYRLVCVMPENTSVERRQLLTMFGAEIIDSPAAGGSNQAVARAKEIAAEHPDWVMLYQYGNPANAEAHYRGTGPEILADLPEITHFVAGLGTTGTLMGTGRYLREHVADIQIVAAEPRYGELVYGLRNIDEGFIPELYDETVLTSRFSVGPYDAVRRTRELVLEEGIFAGISTGAILHAALGVGAKALRAGTRADIAFVVADGGWKYLSTGAYDGTLEEAEERLEGQLWA
- a CDS encoding rhomboid family intramembrane serine protease, with protein sequence MAEQMGASFDPDRIAALRAQLDKSAQAPAGSNVPPRLVPPAAPPATEPGRTAALKLLWQRAIAITLCFVALLYAIEGVDTVTSHDLDQAGVKPRTAAGLDGILFAPVLHASWTHLLGNTLPVIVLGLLTLLTGIGRGLAATAIVWVVGGVGTWLTGGANSVHIGASVLVFGWLTYLISRGLFTRNLWQIGLGVVVGLLYGSILWGVLPGQPGISWQGHLFGALGGLLAGWVLSSNERRHRRGESAGRLATSG
- a CDS encoding cyclic nucleotide-degrading phosphodiesterase codes for the protein MRLTVLGCSGSVSGPDSPASGYLLTGPDMTPTVIDFGPGVLGALQRYLDPGEVDIFLTHLHADHCLDMPGLLVWRRYHPNPPSGKAIVRGPSDSALRIGNASAEIGGECDDWSDVIDLRPWEEGGETTFGPGHTVLARRMYHPPESYGLRITTNSGKVLVYTGDTALCDAVFELAQGADILLSEASWTHDPANRPPGIHLSGTEAGMIAARAGVGELLLTHIPPWTSREDVIAEAKEQFSGPVHAVSPGEVVEI
- the rph gene encoding ribonuclease PH, coding for MSRRADGRADDELREVRITRGFTTHPAGSVLVEFGQTRVMCTASVTEGVPPWRRDSGLGWLTAEYAMLPAATHTRSGRESVKGKVGGRTQEISRLVGRSLRACIDLSAIGENTIALDCDVLQADGGTRTAAITGAYVALADAVTYLAAAGRLADPQPISCMIAAVSVGVVDGRVRLDLPYEEDSRAEVDMNVVATDTGTLVEIQGTGEGATFPRSTLDKLLDSALAGCEQLFEVQKQALALPYPGQLPEPSEKKK
- a CDS encoding non-canonical purine NTP pyrophosphatase, which encodes MARRVLVASRNAKKLGELRRILTEAGVEGLEVIGLDEVPPFPEAPETAATFEGNALAKARDGAAATGLACVADDSGIAVDALNGMPGVLSARWSGRHGDDTANNELLLAQLGDVPDARRGARFVSACALVADGREVVMVGEWPGVIARKPVGEGGFGYDPLFVPDGGTVSAAQLSPAEKDAASHRGRALRALLPALAELAES
- a CDS encoding DUF3817 domain-containing protein translates to MSEQPTTPAATTTPAPAPARPARDTGRIRSALTRYRVLAYITGVWLLLLCAEMVYKYLLIDDSSKAPHWLFYVGQIHGIFYMLYLVFTIDLGIKTRWKPLTLVITALAGTIPFLSFVCEHYRTRQVRAEFLNSPAAPSI
- a CDS encoding glucitol operon activator; amino-acid sequence: MSAPHRRPALIILVIVAALACLGLGWWQWGRFESSTGTGQNLGYALQWPLFAGFVVFAYFRFVRLERDADGEPAEATTETPAADAPARRKTKPVAPREIPAGILPERPTAARDDDPVLAEYNKYLADLHAQDVRERMHAAGLDGTDTERRAG
- a CDS encoding oxidoreductase, which codes for MAWNPGDIPAQHGRTFVITGANGGIGKQTTRVLAAKGATVIMACRNTTTAQQVADGIDGDVRVSGLDLADLASVREFADRTGEFDVLINNAGLMNIPFSRTKDGFETQWGVNHLGHFALTGLLLDRVGDRVVTLSSIAHRQTPKLWIDDLNYEHRRYQRNLAYAQAKLSNLMFARELQRRLSETGSAKRSYAVHPGVSATDLFTRTETPIDKVAKPFIALVGHSPRKAAESSLFAATEPDADPNTYWGPTWLFGSRGPVRPSPSTGLSKNKDLQRRLWEESERLTGVTYKF
- a CDS encoding MDR family MFS transporter yields the protein MSGVAAVAESPAPVSHTRANVVFITVVLGMLMAALDQTIVSTALPTIVADLGGAGHMAWVVTAYLLAEAVATALAGKFGDLFGRKLVFQISGVVFIVGSMVAGLANGMAVLIVARGIQGVGAGGLMVTAMALIADVIPLRDRGKYQGALGAVFGITTVVGPTLGGLFTDHASWRWCFYVNVPIAIVMIVIAARAIPSIRAAVRPVIDYAGIALVAIGVSCLILALEWGGQEYPWGSATIIGLFAAAVVLIAGFVFVELRAAEPMLPMHLFRSNVFTVCSILSFIVGFAMLGALTYLPAYLQYVTGVSATASGLRTLPMVVGLFTTSIISGQVVGRTGQYKYFPVAGTAVMAVGLYLMSTMGRTTGFWLQSLYMLILGLGIGLAMQVLTIVVQNTVPYHDLGTATSGVTFFRTLGSTFGTAIFGTLYSNQLEPNLREAFAQVPGVPPAVAQSPQLLHKLPHEQAVPIIDAYADTIDYVFRWVVPVAVVGFLVAWLLKQVPLRDSVRAEAADVGGGFSVPDSSDRAVRLEHSLASVMRRLREDELPDPRILAAADSPLGRDQAWAIGQVKMLQRARGSADLAAVARAHWMPPEVLEPVYDKAVRSGYIEFTGERMSLTASGQDEYDRILAAWRQWLCRYLDDWDCADPDDRALFDQALDSIAAKLLDEVDRPEALRLPV
- a CDS encoding FAD-dependent oxidoreductase, translated to MSAVTSALVIGGGIAGPVAATALHKAGIEATVYEAYPGPAHNIGSALGFAPNGPAALDIIGVGDAVRALAAPVTRSVMSLGRKTIEMPAGPQPLYTIDRSDLHRVLHDHAVAAGVGIEYSKRLVGVDEHPGGVTARFADGSTATADILIGADGIKSRVRALIDPQAPGPDYTGMLGFGAYTECPVDIPAQTMVFAYGRHAYYLYWSMPDGRIAWGANLPHKQYLSLTEAREVPAERWLRTLAEVYGEDSPGAELVRNTPPQDLVTTGGLHIMPPVPHWYRDRMVLVGDAVHAPSNSTGQGASLAIESAIQIARCLRDFDDPATAFAAYERIRRPRVEKITARGAKINQSKTVGPVMRRLMPVMMPLATKAFKIDEVLAREQGYTIDWDAPVDERAEPAAV
- a CDS encoding PadR family transcriptional regulator; protein product: MAAKRKVGNLLALAVLAALIERPMHRYELAAVLRERGKDRDMDIKWGSLYTVVQNLEKHGFVEVIGSERDGARPERTIYRLTDAGLAEAEDWTRELISTPEPEHHRFVAGLSVVAMLPPDEVITLLETRIEQLHREIEARRHEIDEQAALIPRLFMIEAEFGVAMLAAEAEWVAALRDELASGTFPDVDFWRRTHTENIPPGEIAAMVEGGTFRQSTSD